ataaaCATATTTAACTAACATATACAGctgagcgggccgggttcagcttgTCTATGATAAATGCGCTGTATTCAATCGAGACTGCCATTAAAACACATCCACCAGATTTTTTTATGCCAATTGTACGATCAAGTCTTAAAACTTGATATTTATCGCATGAAATTTCTCATGAAGCCAAAAAGTCAGAATTAACCAGTCTCAAAAATAGAGTCATATAAAGTTTCAGATTCCGCTAAAAACACAAAAGCGTGGGCTAACAAAAGCCTTCGACACTCAAAAACCATTAGGATCGTACTATTTGATTTGATTGAGAACTCGTCTAATTTTTACTTAAACGCTGCAGCTcataaccagtgttgccgtttttaacaaaatctattggtagatttttattctcttggtaggttggtaggctgaacccaatttttggtaggtttttctaaCATAGAAATAGcaagttaattactgaaaaaatcgcccaggttaaattaaaattaattcacGTCTTGTCGTTTCTCTGTATTCTTTAAGAGTGCAGAACAAAACCATGGATGTCGGTGGGCCAAATAATACTACTAGGGTtctcttactttacttactttaattggctatgacacaatacttgttccactagccgaacgtagaatagcgtttcaagcgcctcgatcttctgcgctcattccaaaatctctgacaccaagtttcgaggtgtctcacTCCATTTGATCTgtccatcaggcttttggtcttcccggtttgcgtgtactaccgtgtttgcgttcaaaagacttctttgctggagcttcttcatccattctgacaacaagacctagccaacgcagccgttgtattttgatgggtgtagctatgctatcgtcgtcatatttttattaccgcaaactggtccatatattttacgaagaatctttctctcaaatactccaagcactgcctcatctgcttgcataagtacccatgcttcagaaccatataacaacacgggtagcatCAGTGCCTTGTATAGTGTATTCTTCTATGGTTATCACAGCTTCAAATTTCAATGCCTAGAATCGAAACACAGGGCTATGTgccagctgcatacaaatatggtcagatctgatCCATACTCAGATATTAAGGGATCCATGCAACTCAAAAGCGCACTTCTGGGCTCAAACACTTAAATCCGGAGATAGCTTTATCCAAAGTCggcacggttgttcattgaaatcaggGCAAAACTACGACTTTATGAACTCAGGATTTCTTATCGGAAGTTCGATAaaaagggtgctatatcaagatataggccatgtTTGAACGTAAGggtgtagagtgatttcaacaaacagacggatggacaattCTAGATCCTATATAAATAACGACGATATAGTTCTTGCAgctttgaaaatgtataatttgatgtgttccaaatggaatggcaaaatggccaactcttcggtggtgggtacaaaaacataTATCACAATTTTGACtcgtagaacatttggtagattttggtcgggtttggtaggatttttctcaaattttggtaggaaataattttcttgagtggcaacactgctcaTAACACCTAAGTCTTTGATCATGTTGTAGTAGACCATTTGTAATTGATTTGCTATCCAATTTAGAGTTTATGAATCAATTCAAAGCATTACAGAGGCGACATATTAAATAGACGATCCATGATTGTCTAATATATTATAGCTACTTTTTTCTCTACTCACTTTTCTTCTAATCCTTAAAAAAACTTAGCATTAAGTTCTTAAAGAGGGTTTTCCCGATGcgttaatttaaaattaatattccagttggaatttctttgattttcttaaaattctccCTTTTTATCTTTTCAGGTTGTCAGAAAAATGCCAATAAAACTTCATATCCTAAAGCGGGTATCTGCAACTAAATTCCATCTATTGGGCCATAtacaaaaatgtaatttttctattaaaattagcCATGATTTTAAATGCAACTTCCTCAATGacatatccaaaaaaaattctCCTCTCTTTATGTAATTAAATGATTTAAACAATTACAATtgtattttcttatattttatgcatatatatattaacTAATCTAAAAATCATTATGCCATTTGTATAAGCTGTCGTTTAATGCCTTCACGTCGTTTCTTATCCCGCTTCTTCTTCTCTTGTGTGGCTTCGTGGAAGAGTGCCACACCTTCACGTTCCTCAATGTCGTGTTGTATCAGCGCTAAACTATGCAAATTTAAGCCAATCACATCTCTCAGTGCACTCACATCTCGTTTCAAAGATTTTATCAACTTCTCCAGCAATGGTTTCATGTGTTTTGCTCCCGTTATAGGCTTCATATGGACTTTAAATAGAAACATGGTGACTTTGGTCAGCAATTCAATTTCATCGGAACGCTGAGCCAATACAGCGGGTAGTCGTTCCAGCAGCTCGCACACATTCGAaaatggcaataacaacaaagacTCCTCCAGATCGGAAGCACGAATTCTAGCTAATGTAGCCAAGATAAAGTCTTGGGGGTTTTTAACATTTAAGGCACGCATCAAGGGATGCAATTCTGGTTTTTCATCTTCCTCCACTTCGTATTGTTTGCATATTTCCAAACATTCTAATATAGACTCCGCTGCTTTCTCGGAACCCACGGTTTTTCTTGAAGCCAATTTCAGGCCAGGCAATAAGGGTACTGCATGATCTTCACCCGTGGCCAATTGTTGATTTTCAATTTCCTCTCGCTCTTCCTCCTGTATGTCTTGCAAAACTATGGGCTCACTTGTACGCTCATACAGCCTTAAACAACGATCTGACCCACAAGTCACCAAAAATCGTCCATTGGCACTTACAGCCAGACTATAAGCTTCTCCAATATGACCAGGCAGTGTAATGATTTTGTCAAAGGTATCTGCGTCCCATTGTTTGATTTTGCCATCTTTGCCGCAGGTGAAAAACATATGGGTATTGGGTATAAAATGCAGACCCATGACAGAGTCGTCATGGGCAAACAACGATCTATGACAATCACCAAAATCCAGACCCCAAATCTTTACATTGCGATCCGAGGAACCAGTGGCAATTAAACTGGAGTCATAGGAAATATCCATACACAATACAGGCAGTTTATGTCCATACAGGGAGAGGTAGAATTTAAAAGTGTCCAAGAAGAACACCTTTACCGTGGAATCCAAAAGGCCAACGGCCAAATATTTCATATCTGGGCTGATCTTAACACACAGAACGGTTTCTTCCaattttaaagtgtttttgtgcAGTAGCGACAGTACTTTGCCGTGTTTCAGTTTACTCACGTTCTCTTCTTCATCCACATCCATGGCTTCTTCTGAACTGTCTATTAATTCGAAGATCCAAATTTTCACAGTGGCATCGCTACTGCCGGTAACGCAACCTTTTTGGTCGGGCAACAAGGCAATCGACCACAATTCATTGTCATGGGCAGGGATTTCTTCAACCACATCGGCAGAGCCCACATCTACTATAAGCAGCTTTCCCGATTTAAGACCCAGCAGAATATATCTGTCGCCCGGAACAAACACAGAACATAACACATAGTCGCAAGCTACAGTACGCAGACACTGCATAGAATCGCGATTCCAGAATTTAAATGATTCCCCGGAACCAGATCCTATGGCCAAAGAATCGGAACTAAAGCAAACACTTCTCACTTCTGATTGATGGCCCTGCCTGTTGATGGATCTCAAGAGCTTAACTGTTTCCTCTTTGGCCGACTTCTGACGTTTGAAACTGGCCTCTTGGCTATACAGCTGTATAGTGTTGTTGGCCAAGCTAACCAACACTCTTAACTCATCTCTGGCTCCCAGCAGTATGTCAatggatttgattttttgttttactttaatgCTTTCCAAACGTTTAATTTCATCTGATAAACTTAATTCTTTTGCACCATCTGCCTCCAGATCATTGTCCTCGGCCTTTCGCGCCTTTTTCAAACGTTTGGCTAAACGTTTTTTGGCCTCTTCTTCGGAGCATATATAAAAGTTTTCTATAAGATCATTGGTGCCATGGCATGAGATTACTCTTTCGGAGGCATCAGCTACCAAATTCACACATCTGCCTTTTCCAGCCCTTTGTATAACACCACAATTGGTCACCGAAATGGGGCTAATGGTGTCCTCATCGTCTATAGTTAAACCTTCGACAGCCATTTCAATCGCTTGCTCAGCTTGTGTATCTCTAGGCTTTATGCGATAAACATTCAAGGTGGACTCACCATTGCCGGCCATCATGAGATTGCCAACAAAAGCCAAAGCCCAAACTTCGGTACGATTGTCCACAATTGTTTTAAAACAGAATTGTGTCTCCAAATTCCAAAACTTAATCTGTGTGTCTTTGGAGCAACTAACCACTATACTCTGCTCATTGAAGCgctccataaaatgcgcatcaGTTACGGGAGCATTGTGGCCTATTAAACGTTGGCGACCAGCTTGTTCCACTACATCTACCACAACCATTTCACAATCCAGACTACCACACACCAGACGTATGCCCTGTTCGTCGTACCTCAAAATGGATATAGCACTTTTGTGCAAAGCCAATGAGCATAACGATTGCTGAGGATTAGTTAAATCGAAAATATCCACCACTCCATCATTATAGCCCACAGCGACATGCAGACGATCGGGTGAAACTCTTAAAGCGGTCACTTCTTGTTTATCACGGCGTAATGTGAGGACACGTTCACCAAGTCTGAAGGATTAgatataatttgattgtggaAATTCCGATTTGTGAAATATCTTATTTAGCTTTACCTTAAATCCCATAGAATAACATTTTCAGCGGCGGCGGATACCACATACCGGCCTTCAATtttattgtatataacaaaatttatattgGAACGACCACTGGTTATAATGTTGAAGCTATCTATAGCTCTATAGGCCAAATATTGTTTTGTTAAACCcatatttaaaatgttaattCTAATAGCATTTATTCTTCTACTATGCACGTGTTACTTTGTTGTTGTATTATTGTTTTGAAATTGTGATGTTGCCACTTTATTTTTAACGCACAGCAAATGTCGTTTGGCACACGACGGCATTGCCGACTGCACTCAacgattttttaataaatacatCAATAATAATAATGGTGTTTTTGTTACCCACtaagcggattttctcgcttagtttgtatCATGGCTGAATTATTTTAAAGGTTGTCTCATTCTTACACGaacataaaaatcatatggtgaaatcgccatcttgccatcaagctgatcgacattttgccaacacaaacaaagaattttGCGGACATGTGGTGTCAGTGCTGTCAACGTTAAAGCGTAAAACATTAAGCgggaagagcgttttatttaaGCATAAGCTATCGAATCCGCTAGACTGGGAgataaaacaaatttcattataTTGTAATACAATTTGAGAGATACTGATTCTAGTGAGTGCCAAGTAACCACCCTTATAACATCACCATGAACTCACATGCGCAATAATacttgcatacttttaggagttTTAAAAAGTAAAGAAACAGCATCCATACCCTCATTAAGACAAATAGAATATATTATTCTTAAATTTCGTATAAATATAGGAaatatagaaaacaatttttaaaataaaaatgagcGAATTTCAAAATGTGCCTGCCGCAGGAGGtttgttatatattttatagaaatttacattcaattgaacttaaatttttctcccAACTGGGAATTGTTTTTGcaacttttttttccttttaaacAAATCTCCAAAGATGATTTAAACACAGAATCCGTGGAAGTATTACGTGAACGCCTCAACACCATGAAACGTTTAATGGCCGAACGCACTGCCCAACAACAAGATAATCCGGCTAGCACCGAAGAGATTTGGTCCACCAGACGTCACACTTCATCTGGTATCATTGATGGTAATTTTCTCAGCATGGCCTTCGGTGGTGCCTTGCTGGTTATAGT
This Stomoxys calcitrans chromosome 2, idStoCalc2.1, whole genome shotgun sequence DNA region includes the following protein-coding sequences:
- the LOC106091090 gene encoding WD repeat-containing protein 3, which produces MGLTKQYLAYRAIDSFNIITSGRSNINFVIYNKIEGRYVVSAAAENVILWDLRLGERVLTLRRDKQEVTALRVSPDRLHVAVGYNDGVVDIFDLTNPQQSLCSLALHKSAISILRYDEQGIRLVCGSLDCEMVVVDVVEQAGRQRLIGHNAPVTDAHFMERFNEQSIVVSCSKDTQIKFWNLETQFCFKTIVDNRTEVWALAFVGNLMMAGNGESTLNVYRIKPRDTQAEQAIEMAVEGLTIDDEDTISPISVTNCGVIQRAGKGRCVNLVADASERVISCHGTNDLIENFYICSEEEAKKRLAKRLKKARKAEDNDLEADGAKELSLSDEIKRLESIKVKQKIKSIDILLGARDELRVLVSLANNTIQLYSQEASFKRQKSAKEETVKLLRSINRQGHQSEVRSVCFSSDSLAIGSGSGESFKFWNRDSMQCLRTVACDYVLCSVFVPGDRYILLGLKSGKLLIVDVGSADVVEEIPAHDNELWSIALLPDQKGCVTGSSDATVKIWIFELIDSSEEAMDVDEEENVSKLKHGKVLSLLHKNTLKLEETVLCVKISPDMKYLAVGLLDSTVKVFFLDTFKFYLSLYGHKLPVLCMDISYDSSLIATGSSDRNVKIWGLDFGDCHRSLFAHDDSVMGLHFIPNTHMFFTCGKDGKIKQWDADTFDKIITLPGHIGEAYSLAVSANGRFLVTCGSDRCLRLYERTSEPIVLQDIQEEEREEIENQQLATGEDHAVPLLPGLKLASRKTVGSEKAAESILECLEICKQYEVEEDEKPELHPLMRALNVKNPQDFILATLARIRASDLEESLLLLPFSNVCELLERLPAVLAQRSDEIELLTKVTMFLFKVHMKPITGAKHMKPLLEKLIKSLKRDVSALRDVIGLNLHSLALIQHDIEEREGVALFHEATQEKKKRDKKRREGIKRQLIQMA
- the LOC106090694 gene encoding uncharacterized protein LOC106090694, producing the protein MSEFQNVPAAGDDLNTESVEVLRERLNTMKRLMAERTAQQQDNPASTEEIWSTRRHTSSGIIDGNFLSMAFGGALLVIVSVSVYAFYNLYHAILKKFPSKHEEL